From Pseudanabaena sp. PCC 6802, one genomic window encodes:
- a CDS encoding XisI protein, giving the protein MDKLAEYSQIIESVLQNHAKIPHSYGEIHNSVVIDAERKNFLLMIEGWEKHRRVHGCLVHVQIIDNKIWIQRDGLEDGITGELEEAGIPKDKIVLGFYPAHVRPHTGYAVA; this is encoded by the coding sequence ATGGATAAATTAGCTGAATACAGTCAAATAATTGAGTCTGTTCTACAGAATCATGCGAAAATCCCCCATAGTTATGGTGAAATTCATAATAGTGTTGTAATTGACGCGGAACGAAAGAATTTCTTGTTGATGATAGAAGGCTGGGAAAAGCACCGTAGGGTACACGGTTGCCTAGTACACGTACAGATTATCGATAATAAGATCTGGATTCAGCGAGATGGCCTTGAGGATGGCATTACGGGTGAGCTAGAGGAAGCAGGTATTCCAAAGGATAAGATCGTGTTAGGTTTTTACCCGGCTCACGTGCGTCCTCATACAGGTTATGCTGTAGCCTAG
- a CDS encoding element excision factor XisH family protein, which yields MVYREEKRRLYLAVRDDVYLDIFSEPIGRIFIENNQLNIIVFDPVTEEIVKWIN from the coding sequence ATGGTGTATCGGGAAGAAAAGCGAAGGCTTTACTTGGCAGTTCGCGATGATGTTTACTTAGACATATTTTCCGAGCCAATAGGAAGGATTTTTATTGAGAACAATCAGCTCAATATTATTGTTTTCGATCCAGTAACGGAGGAAATCGTCAAATGGATAAATTAG
- a CDS encoding prolyl oligopeptidase family serine peptidase, translating to MKLFKILPALTLATYFSTAPKVIAVPQTYTGLGKSSIDAATLKKYAPPSLDATVTRQIEAMLDVRSPGLGMLTPDGKQLFFGWGITGVAQVWRIDGARTFPVQVTGGQDATTIVGISPNGKYIVLSRDRQGEENAGLYIQPTSGGALQVIQHLPQVRTSFATISDDSRYIYFNANDIKPDSFAIYRYDLTTRQKQLIFSESGFWAIADRLPTGKLLLVKATGSLYREYYTFDEQSKQLQPILGQDERQEYEVAFGDRPDEFLVLTPKFGEFRRLYRYANGKFTPISPEVPMDVSGFEIDYPRKRIIYSVNDRGYSRLLAMDARTFKPIALPQFEGADRIYAGTISRDGRFMTIGVETGKAPRTSYVYDWSTGKLTQWVLPSIPEVDASRFVAATLSSYPARDGTKIPMFVWRSPQCEQKACPVVVHFHGGPEAQSTAGFNRLAQMFVDAGFVYVEPNVRGSDGYGKNWLNADNGAKRLGVITDIEDCALYIRKAWQVNGKTPKIGIMGWSYGGYSALIGMTKFAGSYDAGVSLVGMSNLLSFLQNTAPARRQLRITEYGDPQRDRAALIALSPITYIERLKAPLLIIQGANDPRVPVGEAVQMQVALEQRKIPSQLIIFADEGHGSGKRSNQVLEVGHTIAFLRRHLQ from the coding sequence ATGAAGCTGTTTAAGATTCTACCTGCCCTAACTCTTGCTACATATTTCAGTACTGCCCCAAAAGTTATAGCCGTCCCACAGACTTACACGGGTTTGGGCAAATCGAGCATTGATGCCGCTACGTTAAAGAAATATGCACCTCCCAGCCTCGACGCAACCGTAACTCGGCAAATCGAGGCAATGCTGGACGTGCGATCGCCTGGTTTAGGAATGCTTACCCCCGATGGCAAGCAGTTATTTTTCGGTTGGGGCATTACGGGCGTGGCTCAGGTATGGCGCATCGACGGTGCTCGAACATTTCCGGTGCAGGTCACTGGCGGACAGGATGCGACGACGATTGTGGGCATAAGTCCGAATGGCAAGTATATCGTGCTGTCTCGCGATCGCCAGGGTGAAGAGAATGCCGGTCTGTATATTCAACCTACTAGCGGCGGCGCTTTACAGGTAATTCAGCACCTGCCGCAGGTGCGAACGTCCTTTGCCACCATTTCTGATGATTCGCGCTACATCTACTTTAACGCCAACGATATCAAGCCCGATTCCTTTGCCATCTATCGCTACGATCTCACAACCAGGCAGAAACAACTTATTTTTTCCGAGTCAGGCTTTTGGGCGATCGCTGACAGGTTGCCCACAGGTAAGTTGCTACTGGTAAAAGCTACAGGCAGCCTCTATCGCGAGTATTACACCTTTGACGAACAAAGCAAGCAACTGCAACCCATTTTAGGACAGGACGAGCGTCAGGAGTACGAAGTCGCATTTGGCGATCGCCCAGATGAATTTTTGGTACTCACGCCAAAGTTTGGCGAGTTCCGTCGCCTCTATCGATACGCGAACGGAAAGTTTACGCCGATCTCACCGGAAGTACCAATGGATGTCTCTGGCTTTGAGATCGATTACCCTCGAAAACGGATTATTTACAGCGTCAACGATCGCGGCTATTCGCGTTTGTTAGCAATGGATGCGCGGACTTTTAAGCCGATCGCTTTACCTCAATTTGAGGGCGCAGATCGTATCTACGCGGGGACGATTTCGCGGGATGGTCGCTTTATGACGATCGGGGTGGAAACGGGGAAAGCGCCGCGCACTAGCTATGTCTACGATTGGTCAACGGGTAAATTAACCCAGTGGGTGTTACCCAGCATTCCCGAGGTAGATGCGAGTCGATTTGTTGCTGCCACTCTGTCATCATATCCCGCTCGCGACGGTACGAAGATTCCCATGTTTGTCTGGCGATCGCCCCAGTGCGAGCAGAAAGCATGTCCCGTCGTCGTGCATTTTCATGGCGGCCCCGAAGCACAAAGTACGGCGGGGTTTAATCGCCTAGCGCAGATGTTTGTAGATGCAGGTTTTGTTTACGTGGAACCCAACGTGCGCGGTAGCGATGGATATGGCAAAAACTGGCTGAATGCCGATAATGGAGCCAAGCGTTTGGGAGTAATTACGGATATTGAAGACTGCGCTCTCTACATTCGTAAAGCCTGGCAGGTGAATGGCAAAACCCCTAAGATTGGTATTATGGGTTGGAGCTATGGCGGCTATTCGGCGCTGATTGGGATGACCAAATTTGCTGGCAGCTATGATGCGGGAGTTTCCTTAGTTGGCATGAGCAATCTCTTGTCATTCCTGCAAAATACGGCTCCGGCGCGGCGGCAACTGCGAATTACTGAATATGGCGATCCGCAGCGCGATCGCGCTGCTCTAATTGCACTTTCACCCATCACCTATATCGAGCGATTAAAAGCTCCATTGTTGATTATCCAGGGAGCCAACGATCCGCGCGTACCAGTGGGTGAAGCAGTACAAATGCAAGTGGCTTTGGAGCAGCGTAAGATTCCCTCTCAACTGATTATTTTTGCGGATGAGGGGCACGGTTCAGGCAAACGCAGCAATCAGGTACTGGAGGTCGGACATACGATCGCCTTCTTGCGTCGTCATTTGCAATAA
- a CDS encoding esterase/lipase family protein has protein sequence MYLPSVILPGYLAGASDYFDLAARLTAQNMPTEVVPLQWWEWLPTVGGRSMAPILARLDATVKDVLQRYDVPQVNIIAHSAGGWVARIYLGGIPYYDRTWHAEPMVASLITLGTPHRSLEPWTRRNLGFVNDNYPGAFYTSVKYVCVAGKAVYGEKKLSRWLAYSSYELTCGVGNTWGDGITPIEAAHLDGAENLVVEGANHSPRSGIWYGSASVSDVWSVYITKK, from the coding sequence ATGTATCTACCTAGCGTAATTTTACCTGGCTATTTAGCTGGTGCATCTGATTATTTCGACTTGGCAGCAAGGCTAACCGCACAAAATATGCCAACTGAAGTCGTGCCGCTACAGTGGTGGGAATGGCTGCCTACGGTAGGGGGGCGATCGATGGCTCCGATTCTAGCGAGACTGGATGCCACTGTAAAAGATGTTTTACAGCGGTACGACGTTCCGCAGGTAAATATAATCGCCCATTCTGCCGGTGGCTGGGTGGCGCGGATCTATTTGGGTGGCATTCCCTATTACGATCGCACTTGGCACGCCGAGCCTATGGTAGCCAGCTTAATTACTCTGGGCACGCCCCACCGCAGCTTAGAGCCTTGGACGCGGCGCAACCTCGGCTTTGTCAACGACAATTATCCGGGTGCATTTTATACAAGCGTCAAATATGTATGCGTCGCTGGTAAGGCAGTCTACGGCGAAAAGAAATTGTCCAGATGGTTAGCCTATAGCAGCTACGAGTTAACCTGCGGTGTTGGTAATACTTGGGGCGATGGCATTACCCCAATTGAGGCAGCGCACCTGGATGGGGCAGAAAATTTAGTGGTGGAAGGCGCTAACCATTCGCCCAGATCCGGTATCTGGTACGGTTCTGCGTCAGTTAGCGATGTTTGGTCTGTTTATATTACGAAAAAATAA
- a CDS encoding cupin domain-containing protein, with translation MKIQVEKQPTEAHLQELGVKNWGIWTKEASEFPWHYDSQETCYLLEGEVIVTPESGDPVHIGKGDLVTFPAGMSCTWKILKDVKKHYRFA, from the coding sequence ATGAAAATACAAGTAGAAAAACAACCTACTGAAGCGCATTTGCAAGAGCTAGGCGTGAAAAATTGGGGTATTTGGACTAAGGAAGCATCTGAGTTTCCCTGGCACTACGACAGTCAGGAAACCTGTTATTTGCTCGAAGGTGAAGTAATCGTCACGCCCGAATCCGGCGATCCAGTGCATATAGGGAAAGGCGACCTGGTAACTTTTCCCGCTGGAATGTCGTGTACGTGGAAAATCCTCAAAGACGTAAAGAAACACTACCGTTTTGCCTAA
- the glgB gene encoding 1,4-alpha-glucan branching protein GlgB — protein sequence MSPTISAEQIDRIVWNQHQDPFAVLGPHEIERDGKPAWVVRAYLPDAEAVSVMDSDRHMTYPMHSVHHPHFFECVIDTPHMFSYKLKVTEGGSDRTIYDPYFFKSPLMTEFDRHLFGQGTHYQIYEKMGAHVTTAEGVSGVYFAVWAPNARNVSVIGDFNYWDGRKHQMRKGDPGVWELFVPGIGAGTKYKFEIKNDVGHIYEKSDPYGFQQEVRPKTASIVTDLNIHKWQDAAWMDKRRTTDALKEPISVYELHLGSWMHGDANTPPADGNPIVYAADMKPGARFLTYRELADKLIPYVKDLGFTHIEMLPVAEHPFDGSWGYQVIGHYAATSRYGKPEDLMYFIDQCHQNGIGVIVDWVPGHFPKDGHGLAMFDGTHLYESADPRIGEHKGWGTLIFNYKRNEVSNYLISNALFWFDKYHIDGIRVDAVASMIYRDYCREPGEWLPNEYGGRESLEAIEFFRHLHSILFEYFPGVLSIAEESTDWPMVTWPAYAGGLGFNFKWNMGWMHDMLDYFHMDPWFRQFHQNSVTFSIMYAFSENFVLALSHDEVVHGKSPMIGKMPGYDWDKFANLRCLYSYMFAHPGKKTIFMGMEFAVRDEWNVWGDLDWDLLNHEPHRGIQKLFTDLNALVKAEPALYEVDCSYDGFQWIDCSDNRNSVVSFMRKDKLGNSLIVICNFTPVLHSNYRIGVPKKGFYSEIFNSDATVYGGSGAGNYGGKYSENWGYHYMPYSLDICLPPLSTLVFKLTKEEIDPEPEVTSESETEVVEQSV from the coding sequence ATGTCACCCACAATATCAGCAGAGCAGATCGATCGCATCGTTTGGAACCAGCATCAAGATCCCTTTGCTGTGCTTGGCCCCCATGAAATTGAGCGGGATGGTAAACCTGCTTGGGTGGTAAGAGCCTACCTACCCGATGCTGAAGCGGTATCTGTGATGGACTCAGATCGCCACATGACCTATCCCATGCATTCTGTCCACCACCCCCACTTCTTTGAGTGCGTTATCGATACGCCCCACATGTTTAGTTACAAGCTCAAAGTGACAGAAGGTGGCAGCGATCGCACGATCTACGATCCCTATTTCTTCAAATCGCCTTTGATGACTGAGTTCGATCGCCACTTGTTCGGGCAGGGCACCCACTATCAAATCTACGAAAAAATGGGCGCGCACGTTACCACAGCAGAGGGGGTTAGCGGTGTTTATTTTGCCGTCTGGGCACCAAATGCCCGCAATGTATCCGTGATCGGAGACTTTAACTATTGGGATGGGCGCAAACACCAAATGCGCAAAGGCGATCCTGGAGTGTGGGAATTATTCGTCCCAGGCATTGGTGCTGGTACTAAGTATAAGTTTGAAATTAAAAACGATGTGGGTCACATCTATGAAAAGTCCGACCCTTATGGCTTCCAGCAGGAAGTTCGTCCGAAAACCGCTTCGATCGTCACCGACCTCAACATTCACAAGTGGCAGGATGCGGCCTGGATGGATAAGCGCCGCACGACTGATGCGCTGAAGGAACCCATATCAGTGTACGAGTTGCACTTGGGTTCCTGGATGCATGGCGATGCCAACACGCCTCCTGCCGACGGCAACCCTATAGTCTACGCCGCCGACATGAAGCCTGGTGCGAGGTTCCTTACCTATCGCGAACTGGCGGATAAGCTCATTCCCTACGTCAAGGATTTGGGCTTTACCCACATTGAAATGCTGCCCGTTGCCGAGCATCCGTTTGACGGTTCCTGGGGTTATCAGGTGATCGGTCACTACGCCGCCACGTCACGCTACGGCAAGCCAGAGGACTTGATGTATTTCATCGACCAATGCCACCAAAATGGTATTGGTGTAATTGTTGACTGGGTACCCGGTCACTTCCCCAAGGATGGACACGGTTTAGCCATGTTCGACGGTACGCATCTTTATGAAAGTGCCGATCCTCGCATTGGCGAACATAAGGGCTGGGGTACGCTGATTTTCAACTACAAGCGAAACGAGGTTAGTAATTACCTGATTTCCAATGCCCTGTTCTGGTTCGACAAGTACCATATCGATGGTATCCGCGTCGATGCTGTCGCCTCGATGATCTACCGCGACTATTGCCGCGAACCTGGCGAGTGGTTGCCCAACGAGTATGGCGGACGGGAGAGTTTAGAGGCGATCGAATTTTTCCGCCACCTCCACAGCATTCTCTTTGAGTACTTCCCTGGAGTGCTCTCGATCGCGGAGGAATCGACCGATTGGCCGATGGTAACCTGGCCTGCCTATGCTGGCGGCTTGGGTTTCAACTTCAAATGGAACATGGGATGGATGCACGACATGTTGGACTACTTCCACATGGATCCCTGGTTCCGACAGTTCCATCAAAACAGCGTCACGTTCAGCATCATGTATGCGTTTAGCGAAAACTTCGTGCTGGCGCTCTCCCATGATGAAGTCGTACATGGCAAGAGTCCGATGATTGGCAAGATGCCCGGCTACGACTGGGATAAGTTTGCGAATTTGAGATGTCTCTATAGTTACATGTTTGCGCACCCCGGCAAGAAGACCATATTTATGGGTATGGAATTTGCCGTGCGCGATGAGTGGAATGTCTGGGGAGATTTAGATTGGGATCTGTTGAACCACGAGCCTCATCGGGGCATTCAAAAGCTGTTTACCGATCTAAACGCACTTGTAAAAGCCGAACCAGCTCTATACGAAGTTGACTGCTCCTACGACGGCTTCCAATGGATTGATTGCAGCGATAATCGCAACTCTGTTGTTTCCTTCATGCGCAAGGATAAGTTAGGGAATTCCTTAATTGTCATCTGCAACTTCACGCCCGTACTGCATAGCAACTACCGCATTGGCGTACCGAAGAAGGGATTTTATTCGGAAATCTTTAACAGCGACGCTACGGTCTATGGTGGCAGCGGTGCGGGCAACTACGGCGGTAAATACTCAGAAAACTGGGGCTATCACTATATGCCCTATTCGCTTGATATCTGCTTGCCACCTTTGTCAACTCTCGTGTTTAAGCTGACTAAGGAAGAAATCGATCCCGAGCCTGAAGTCACTTCAGAAAGCGAAACAGAAGTAGTGGAGCAATCTGTCTGA
- a CDS encoding PAP/fibrillin family protein, giving the protein MNYKEMLFEAIAPVNRGLKMTDVQKQAIFAAIAYMEASNPTPTPTEAGELLTGNWRLLFTTSQELLGFERFPGIKLGQIYQCIRANEGKVYNVAEILGLPLLEGFVSVCASFTVVSAQRVNVKFERAVVGLQRLIGYTNVDEFVQLLQSGRKLRAIDFGIKERDRQGWLETTYLDTDLRISRGNEGSVFVLRKDRTFSVR; this is encoded by the coding sequence ATGAACTATAAGGAAATGCTGTTTGAGGCGATCGCGCCCGTAAATCGCGGTCTAAAAATGACAGACGTGCAGAAACAAGCCATTTTTGCCGCAATTGCCTATATGGAAGCAAGCAATCCTACGCCAACGCCCACCGAGGCGGGAGAATTACTAACGGGCAACTGGCGCTTGCTATTTACCACCAGCCAGGAATTATTGGGATTCGAGCGCTTCCCAGGCATCAAACTCGGTCAGATCTATCAGTGCATTCGCGCCAACGAGGGCAAAGTTTACAATGTGGCAGAGATTTTAGGATTGCCTTTACTAGAGGGATTTGTGAGTGTTTGCGCCAGCTTTACCGTTGTTTCCGCGCAGCGCGTTAACGTTAAATTCGAGCGAGCGGTAGTAGGACTGCAACGCCTGATTGGTTACACTAATGTGGATGAATTCGTGCAGTTACTGCAATCGGGGCGGAAACTTAGAGCGATTGATTTTGGGATTAAAGAACGCGATCGCCAGGGCTGGCTAGAAACCACCTATCTAGATACCGATCTGCGTATTAGCAGAGGCAACGAAGGCAGCGTATTTGTCTTGAGGAAAGATAGAACTTTTTCTGTCCGATAA
- the rimM gene encoding ribosome maturation factor RimM (Essential for efficient processing of 16S rRNA) has product MQDDWIVIGKVVAAHGIKGEVRVISYSDFPERFEVPGKRWLSASDRDAPQPVEMLSGRCLPGKTNVYVLRLEGIGDRTAADALRNCSIVVPQSDRPHLEPDEYYVNDLIGCRVFHQLTGKYLGEVSDVIPAGNDLLEVKKEGKTALIPFVEAIAPFVDLAQKRIEVVPPSGLVDELLV; this is encoded by the coding sequence ATGCAAGACGATTGGATTGTAATTGGCAAGGTGGTCGCTGCGCATGGGATTAAAGGTGAGGTGCGGGTAATTTCCTATTCTGATTTTCCCGAACGATTTGAGGTGCCTGGGAAGCGATGGCTGAGTGCCTCGGATCGCGATGCGCCCCAACCTGTAGAAATGCTCTCTGGTCGGTGTTTACCTGGTAAAACCAATGTTTACGTTCTGCGTTTGGAGGGAATAGGCGATCGCACCGCCGCCGATGCTTTGCGTAACTGTTCGATCGTCGTGCCGCAGAGCGATCGCCCCCATCTGGAACCAGACGAGTACTATGTCAACGACTTAATTGGTTGCCGTGTATTCCATCAACTCACAGGAAAATATTTGGGTGAGGTGAGCGACGTAATTCCCGCTGGCAACGATCTGCTCGAAGTCAAAAAAGAGGGTAAGACGGCGCTAATACCATTTGTCGAGGCGATCGCCCCGTTTGTCGATCTCGCGCAAAAACGGATCGAAGTTGTGCCGCCATCTGGTTTAGTGGATGAGTTGCTGGTTTGA
- the rseP gene encoding RIP metalloprotease RseP, with amino-acid sequence MSVLLAISVLALLVVVHELGHFMAARLQGIHVNRFSIGFGPILWKYQGAQTEYAVRAIPLGGYVGFPDDDEESTIPPNDPNLLRNRPIADRAIVISAGVIANFVFAYLVLLVMTIAVGVGTVDVPGVRVDSLIANDSPAAVAGLRPGDIVRSANGTSFGTSLTTLEEFQAIIAKNANQSIDLAVQRNDEMLNLTVVPSGEVGHGRIGIRLDFTDKPHRRPIRNVGEALTSAAKSFERLTVMTVQGLKQLVTNFQETAAQVSGPIAIVAMGSELAKSDASSLFDYTAIISINLAIINILPLPALDGGQLIFLILEALRGGKPLPSALQENVMQGGLFLLLGLGIFMIFRDSFNLIQQSGLSPF; translated from the coding sequence ATGTCCGTTTTACTAGCAATTTCTGTTTTGGCTCTGCTGGTTGTAGTTCACGAACTAGGACACTTCATGGCAGCGAGGCTGCAAGGCATTCACGTCAATCGGTTCTCGATTGGCTTCGGTCCTATCCTCTGGAAATATCAGGGAGCGCAAACTGAATATGCGGTGCGGGCTATTCCCCTCGGGGGTTATGTCGGGTTCCCCGACGATGACGAGGAAAGCACTATCCCCCCCAACGACCCCAACCTGTTGCGCAATCGCCCGATCGCCGATCGGGCGATCGTAATTAGTGCTGGGGTAATTGCTAACTTTGTCTTTGCCTACCTGGTGCTGTTGGTGATGACGATCGCGGTGGGCGTTGGTACCGTCGATGTACCTGGCGTGCGGGTTGACAGCCTGATTGCTAACGACTCGCCTGCTGCTGTAGCTGGTCTAAGACCTGGGGACATCGTGCGATCGGCGAATGGCACTTCCTTTGGTACCAGCCTTACTACCCTCGAAGAATTTCAAGCCATAATTGCTAAGAATGCTAACCAATCGATCGATCTAGCAGTCCAGCGTAATGACGAAATGCTAAACCTTACGGTTGTCCCTAGCGGTGAAGTCGGGCACGGACGCATTGGCATCAGGTTAGACTTTACTGACAAGCCGCACCGCCGCCCCATTCGCAATGTTGGCGAAGCCTTAACCAGTGCGGCAAAAAGTTTTGAGAGGCTCACGGTCATGACCGTTCAGGGGCTCAAGCAGCTAGTTACCAACTTCCAAGAAACTGCGGCTCAGGTATCGGGGCCGATCGCGATCGTGGCGATGGGTTCCGAACTGGCAAAATCCGATGCCTCCAGCCTGTTTGACTACACCGCCATTATCAGTATCAACCTGGCAATTATCAACATCCTGCCCCTTCCCGCCCTGGATGGCGGTCAGTTAATTTTCCTAATTCTTGAAGCTTTGCGTGGCGGTAAACCTCTCCCATCAGCCTTGCAAGAAAACGTCATGCAAGGTGGATTGTTCCTGCTACTTGGACTGGGTATATTTATGATCTTCCGCGATTCATTTAACCTAATCCAGCAATCGGGACTCAGTCCATTTTAG